The following DNA comes from Acidimicrobiales bacterium.
CCCCTCGCCGGGGCGCCGCTGGCCGTCGAGCTGGCGGAGGGTGAGGCCGTCGTCACCGACCTGGCCGGCGACGTGGAGCGGGGCGAGCGCCACGCCGGGCTCGGGCTCGACCCCGCCCACCCCCGGTTCCTGGCCGACGTCCTCGCCCTCGGGTCGGGGCTCGTCGAGCCGGACGCGGCGTGGGCCGGCGAGCGCCTCGACCCCGTGGGGCCGCTCACCGCCGTGGCCACCACCGGCTTCGCCGGCGGCCGGGACGACGAGGCCCTCGTCACCCCCGACGACGTGCGGGGCGCGTGGCCGCCGGACGAGGACGAGGACCTGGCGTCGGGGGTCGGGGCGCTCGTCGCCGTCGACGACCTCGGCATCGTCGTCGTCCCCGACCTGTACGACCCGGGGACGCCGGCGCCGTCGCCGGTGGCGCCGGTCCGGTCGACCGCCGGCGCGGCGTTCGACGAGTGCGTGCGGATCGAGGCGCCGGCCGTGCCCGCCCCGTCCGCGGCCCTCGAGGGGCTCCGCCTCGACCCGTCGGTGCCGGGCGACCTCGACCGCATCGTCGCCCTCCAGCAGGCGCTCGTCGACCTGGCCGAGGCCTCCCGCCGGTTCGTCGCCCTCCTCGACGTCCCGCCCGGGCTGGACCGGCGGGCCGTCCTCGCCTGGCGCGCCCGCCTCGACGGCCGCTTCGCCGCCGGGTACCACCCCTGGCTGCTCGTCCGCCGGCCGGGCGCAGGGGGCCAGGGCGAGCTCGCCGCCGTGCCGCCCAGCGCGGTGGCGGCCGGCATCGTCGCCCGGCGGGAGCTCGAGCGGGGGGTCGTCGCCGGGCCGGCCAACGAGCTGGCGAGGGGGGTCGTCGACGTCACCGAGCGGTTCCGGCCGCCCGTCCACGCCGAGCTCCACCACGCCGGCGTCGACGTGTTCGCGCCGGAGCGGGACGGCATCCGCCTCACCGGGGCGAGGACGCTCTCCCGCGACCGCGAGTGGCGCCAGCTCTCGGTCCGCCGGGTCGTCACCTACGTCGAGCGGACGATCGAGACCGAGCTGCGGTGGCTCGTGTTCGAGCCCAACGACCGGTCCCTCCGCGCGACGGTGCGGCGGGTGCTGCGGGACCTGCTGCGCCGGCTGTGGGACGCCGGCGCGTTCGCCGGGGCCACCGAGGACCAGTCGTTCTTCGTGCGCTGCGACGAGGCCAACAACCCGCCCCACGTCGCCGACCAGGGCCGGCTCGTGGTCGAGATCGGCCTGGCGCCGGCCAGCCCGCTGGAGTTCGTCGTGGTCGAGCTGTGCCGCACCGACGGCGGCCTCGTGCGCGGGGTGGACCGTGGCTGAGGCCGACCTCCTCCGCGCCTTCCGGTTCCGGGTGTCGCTGTTCCGGTCGGGCGAGGGCGAGGGCCCGGACCGGCTCGGCGACGGCGGGTTCGCCGAGTGCACCGGGCTCGAGGTCGCCGTCGACGTGCAGGACTACCTGGAGGGCGGCCGCAACGACACCGTCGTCCGGCGGGTGGGCCGGGCCCGCTACCAGCCGCTCGTGCTGCGCCGGGGGAT
Coding sequences within:
- a CDS encoding phage tail sheath C-terminal domain-containing protein, with amino-acid sequence MTPPTLAPTDRPPGVAVRVPPPAPGLAGVRLDGCGFVGVAPRGPAWVPTPGTGRVVLRAAEWVALPRRRSVAVPVDSWDAYRRTFGGADGPGRLALAVASFFEQGGRRAWVVRVVPDAAVDRRLAAFATGAFDLGGADRPGLRRAGGGEVRLRARGPGRWGDALHVELRWAARPFAADLAASTGAELVLDPSTAAAVPPGSLVVARMADGTTARTWVVARRRVPRPDRAGATVVLALDPPLAGAPLAVELAEGEAVVTDLAGDVERGERHAGLGLDPAHPRFLADVLALGSGLVEPDAAWAGERLDPVGPLTAVATTGFAGGRDDEALVTPDDVRGAWPPDEDEDLASGVGALVAVDDLGIVVVPDLYDPGTPAPSPVAPVRSTAGAAFDECVRIEAPAVPAPSAALEGLRLDPSVPGDLDRIVALQQALVDLAEASRRFVALLDVPPGLDRRAVLAWRARLDGRFAAGYHPWLLVRRPGAGGQGELAAVPPSAVAAGIVARRELERGVVAGPANELARGVVDVTERFRPPVHAELHHAGVDVFAPERDGIRLTGARTLSRDREWRQLSVRRVVTYVERTIETELRWLVFEPNDRSLRATVRRVLRDLLRRLWDAGAFAGATEDQSFFVRCDEANNPPHVADQGRLVVEIGLAPASPLEFVVVELCRTDGGLVRGVDRG